In Thermoplasma sp. Kam2015, the genomic window CTCAGAGAACTCCGTTGGCATAGATCTAGGCATCGAAAAATTTGCAACCTTATCGAATGGTATAGCAATAGAGAATCCAGGATTCATAAAGAAGGTAGAGAAAAGAATAAAGCGTCTTCAAAAACAGTTATCGAGAAAGCAGAATGGATCGAAGGATAGAAGGAAGCAGATATTGAGATTGCAGAAAGAGTACAAAAAACTAAGAGACATGCGTGAGGACTTCCTTGATAAAATATCGACTGCGATAGCCAAGCGGTACGATACCATAGTCATCGAAGACCTCAACGTACATGGAATGATGCAGAACCATCGTATATCCAAGAGCATATCTGATGTTTCTTTCTATTCCTTCAAGCAGAAACTGGAATGGAAATCGGAAAAATATGGAAAGAATATAATAGAGATAGGAAGGTTCGATCCATCATCTAAGATATGTTCAAGATGCGGTAACATAAAGCATGATCTGAAGTTATCAGATCGCATATATCATTGTGATGTGTGCGGATTAACGATCGACAGGGATCACAACGCATCAAAGAACATAAGGAAGATTGGATTGATAAAAGTAGGGCTGGTGCAGCCCGAATACACGCCTGTGGAGATCGCAACATCGGGCTTGTGCGGAATATATCCGTACAGGCAGAGGTCGGTCGTTGAATCAGGAAGCTCCGAAGCTTTAGCTTAGGAGTAGCTCACAAGTTGAACAGTTTTTCATATTTTAGACTAGTGATGTCTATTATATCGCATTTCGATCTTGGATCATGGATGAGAATTCCAAACTTGGCCTCATAGATGTATTCACAGGTGACGGAAAGGGAAAAACAACGGCGGCGTTTGGCCTGGCCTTCAGAGCACTTGGATGGGGCTACAGGGTGTATATACTTCAATTTATGAAGACCGGAGTATATGGCGAAAATAAATCCGCAATAATGTTTGATAGGAATCTCAAGGTTGATTACGTGGGGATGCCGTATTTCATTGCCTGGGAAAATGAAATACCGAAGGAGGATCTGGACAAGGTTAAGAATGTTGTGATCTGCAAGAAAGGACATCCTCCAGATGACTACCGAGAGGCTGTCAAAGAACATTTTGAAGCATCCCTGAAAGAGCTTGGGAGTGGAAACTGGGATGTGTTCATATATGATGAGATAAATGTGGCTCTCTACTACTACCTGCTGAGTCTGGATGAGGTTATGGAGATATTCAAGATAAAACCAGAACATACCGAACTGGTTTTCACCGGGAGAAAGATGCCGAAGGAAATTATGGATAAGGCTGATCTCATCACGGAGGTCTCCTCGCCGAGACATCCATATCAGAAGGGCATACTTGCAAGGCGCGGAGTCGATTTTTGATTTTATTATGAAAAACTGTATTCTATCACTCTTTTCACAATTTTAAAAACATACATACCATCTTGCAAATATTGGGAAAACCTGAGACCTCAATATATGAAAATGTCTGTTGATCAGCCTTTTATCTCATTATTGTATATATCAGAAACATAGTCCGCTATTGCTGGAGATGCTGTCAAACCAGGAGATTCAATACCTATGAGATTTATAAAACCAGGCATCTCGTGGTCAGCTTCGTTCCTTATTATGAAATCTCTGTATGAACCATCATGCCTTATCAACTGTGGTCTTATGCCAGATGAATCTTCATGTACTTCATATTCCGTTATGGAGGGCAAAAAACTCTGTACTGATTCTACGAAGTCTTTGACACTTGAATTAACGCGATAATCTATGTGATCGACGTTATACGCGTTTGGGCCCAGTCTTATGGATCCAGAAAGATCCGGAGTAAGATGTATGCCAAGGCCCTTCTCTTCAGGCATAGGATATATTAGTCTTTTAACAGGCAGTTTTCCAGATACTCTGAAATAATCACCTTTCACATAGCTTATGCGGTATCCAAGCTTATCTATATCAAATCCCGCAAGTTCAGCAATTCTGCTGGAATAAAGGCCTGCACTGTTTATGACCGTATTGCATCTAACTGAGAATCTCTCTCCCGCGCTTATCCCATCGATTATATAGCCATCATGGGACTTTCTTATTCCAGTAACTTCAGTATCAAGAGCGATGAGTCCACCGTTTTTCTTGATGCTATAATAGAAAAAATTCATCAGATCATAGGGTTCAAGAATTCCCGTAGATGGGACATATATAGCCTTATCCGCATGAACGGGTGGCTCAATTGCCCTTACATCATCAGCCTCTAGCATCTGTATGTCTTCAATTCCATTGTTCCTGCCATTCTGCGCGAGTCTTTCTAGTGCTTTCAATTCACGTTCTCCGTTAGCAACTATCAATTTTCCGAGCCGTTTGAAAGGTATCTCATGTTTCTCACAGAGCTCATATATCATGGCATTTCCCCTGAGAGAGAGTTTCGCTTTCAAGGTTCCCTTTGGATAGTATATGCCAGAGTGTATGACGCCACTGTTATGGCTACTTGTTTCCGCGCCTATGGCCTTATTCTTTTCAAAAACGTAAACTGATTCGTTGTTTTCTGATAATCGAGAGGCGATAGCCAAACCAACAACTCCAGCGCCAATTATCACGATGTTTGCGGTTTCCATAAGTATAGGTTCATCTCTAATGGTAATATATAGTGAGCTACTCTTCAGCTGAAGCTTCGGATCTTCCTTTCATCGAAGAGACCTCTACCCTTCCGGATATCCGTACAAGCCATATATCACTATAACCACAGGCGTGAATTCGGTTCGCACCGATCCTACTCAAGTATCGTACGCTTGGTTATCGTGGATGATACTGAAGAATGTAGGAAGACAATCTATAAATATTTCTATTTATCGGGTGAAGTCCGTGTATCTCCTGTTCGAAGAAGGAGAATTACTGCTTCCCCCAAACCCCTAACCTCTCTATTAAAATCCCCTGGATAACATCCATGCTCGGACAGTATTTCTGATCTACTACCTCCAGAAAGCAAGCCTACAACTTGCGAATTAATCTCCGCAACCATGATAAGTACATTTCATCTCTTATGTATTCTTCGATAATTTCTTTATGCATAACTAGTGGATTGCCAATTGAAGAATGTTCATTGATAACAAGAGATTTGCTGAGCTAACTTTCCAGGGCACCATATTTTTAGTGTAAGTTTGCTAGATGTGGAGGTCTAAAATGATACATGACCAGATTTATATAACGATGATAATGACTTTGCGACATATACTTTGAGGAACATTAACAGTTGCAAATTACAAGAAAACCGCAGTCAAGAGGATAGGTAGGGATTCGAACCCTAGTAGATGGGATCTGCAGTCCCACGCATGACCTCTCTGCCACCTATCCGTGTTCTGGCAATTATTCAACAATATTTTATCCTTTCCACAAAAAGCGGCCATAACTAATGAAACACTATGTGAGGC contains:
- a CDS encoding RNA-guided endonuclease TnpB family protein, with amino-acid sequence SENSVGIDLGIEKFATLSNGIAIENPGFIKKVEKRIKRLQKQLSRKQNGSKDRRKQILRLQKEYKKLRDMREDFLDKISTAIAKRYDTIVIEDLNVHGMMQNHRISKSISDVSFYSFKQKLEWKSEKYGKNIIEIGRFDPSSKICSRCGNIKHDLKLSDRIYHCDVCGLTIDRDHNASKNIRKIGLIKVGLVQPEYTPVEIATSGLCGIYPYRQRSVVESGSSEALA
- a CDS encoding cob(I)yrinic acid a,c-diamide adenosyltransferase → MDENSKLGLIDVFTGDGKGKTTAAFGLAFRALGWGYRVYILQFMKTGVYGENKSAIMFDRNLKVDYVGMPYFIAWENEIPKEDLDKVKNVVICKKGHPPDDYREAVKEHFEASLKELGSGNWDVFIYDEINVALYYYLLSLDEVMEIFKIKPEHTELVFTGRKMPKEIMDKADLITEVSSPRHPYQKGILARRGVDF
- a CDS encoding NAD(P)/FAD-dependent oxidoreductase, producing the protein METANIVIIGAGVVGLAIASRLSENNESVYVFEKNKAIGAETSSHNSGVIHSGIYYPKGTLKAKLSLRGNAMIYELCEKHEIPFKRLGKLIVANGERELKALERLAQNGRNNGIEDIQMLEADDVRAIEPPVHADKAIYVPSTGILEPYDLMNFFYYSIKKNGGLIALDTEVTGIRKSHDGYIIDGISAGERFSVRCNTVINSAGLYSSRIAELAGFDIDKLGYRISYVKGDYFRVSGKLPVKRLIYPMPEEKGLGIHLTPDLSGSIRLGPNAYNVDHIDYRVNSSVKDFVESVQSFLPSITEYEVHEDSSGIRPQLIRHDGSYRDFIIRNEADHEMPGFINLIGIESPGLTASPAIADYVSDIYNNEIKG